In a genomic window of Chryseobacterium sp. G0162:
- a CDS encoding discoidin domain-containing protein: MRQYFLSLAILLGIFVVGQQKTFCNPINIDYGYTPFEVFSKQGKHRATADPVIVNFKDKLFLFSTNQEGYWYSDDMLDWKFVKRKFLRDNKYIHDLNAPAAWAMKDTLYVYGSTWEQDFPIWKSTNPTKDDWKIAVDTLKVGAWDPAFHYDEDKNKLYLYWGSSNEWPLLGTEVKVKTLQSEGFVKPILKLKPEDHGWERFGEYNDNVFLQPFVEGAWVTKHNGKYYMQYGAPATEFSGYSDGVYVSKNPLEGFEYQQHNPFSYKPGGFARGAGHGATFEDNYKNWWHVSTIFISTKNNFERRLGIWPAGFDKDDVMYTNTAYGDYPTYLPQYAKGKDFSKGLFAGWMLLNYNKPVQVSSTLGSYQPNFAVDEDIKTYWSAKTGNSGEWFQTDLGEISTINAIQINYADQDAEFMGKTLGKMHQYKIYGSNDGKKWNIIVDKSKNTKDVPHDYVELEKPASARFLKIENLKMPTGKFALSGFRVFGKGAGEKPRKVEGFVPLRADAKKYGERRSIWMKWQQNSEADGYVIYWGKSPDKLYGSIMVYGKNEYFFTGADRTDAYYFQIEAFNANGMSERTEIVKSE, from the coding sequence ATGAGACAATACTTTTTATCTTTAGCAATTCTCCTAGGAATATTTGTGGTAGGGCAACAGAAAACGTTCTGTAATCCAATTAATATAGATTATGGATATACCCCTTTTGAAGTCTTTTCAAAACAAGGAAAACATCGTGCTACAGCAGATCCGGTAATTGTCAATTTTAAAGATAAACTTTTCCTTTTCTCTACGAACCAGGAAGGATATTGGTACAGTGATGATATGCTGGACTGGAAGTTTGTAAAAAGGAAATTTCTCAGAGACAATAAATACATTCATGATCTTAATGCTCCGGCTGCCTGGGCTATGAAAGATACCCTGTATGTGTATGGTTCTACCTGGGAGCAGGATTTTCCTATCTGGAAAAGTACCAATCCCACCAAAGACGATTGGAAAATTGCTGTAGACACCTTAAAGGTTGGCGCTTGGGATCCTGCATTCCATTATGATGAAGATAAAAACAAGCTTTATCTGTATTGGGGTTCCAGCAACGAATGGCCTTTATTAGGAACAGAAGTAAAAGTGAAAACCCTTCAATCTGAAGGCTTTGTAAAACCGATCCTTAAATTGAAGCCGGAAGATCACGGATGGGAAAGGTTTGGGGAATATAACGATAATGTTTTTCTTCAACCCTTTGTGGAAGGAGCCTGGGTGACCAAACACAATGGAAAATATTATATGCAGTATGGTGCTCCGGCAACAGAGTTTAGCGGATATTCCGATGGTGTATATGTTAGCAAAAATCCTTTGGAAGGCTTTGAATATCAGCAGCACAATCCGTTTTCTTATAAACCGGGAGGATTTGCAAGAGGTGCCGGACATGGGGCAACCTTTGAAGACAATTATAAAAACTGGTGGCATGTTTCAACCATTTTTATTTCCACAAAAAATAATTTTGAAAGAAGACTGGGAATATGGCCGGCAGGATTTGATAAAGATGATGTCATGTATACCAATACAGCTTATGGGGATTACCCGACTTACCTGCCGCAGTATGCGAAAGGGAAAGACTTTTCAAAAGGTCTTTTTGCCGGATGGATGTTGCTGAATTATAATAAACCCGTTCAGGTTTCATCTACTCTGGGAAGCTATCAACCCAATTTTGCCGTAGATGAAGATATTAAGACTTATTGGAGTGCAAAAACCGGAAATTCCGGAGAATGGTTTCAGACCGATCTTGGGGAGATATCCACAATCAATGCCATTCAGATTAATTATGCGGATCAGGATGCAGAATTTATGGGGAAGACCTTAGGCAAAATGCACCAGTACAAAATCTATGGATCGAATGATGGAAAAAAATGGAATATTATTGTGGATAAAAGCAAAAATACCAAAGATGTTCCTCATGATTATGTTGAGCTTGAAAAGCCTGCATCGGCAAGATTCCTTAAAATTGAAAATCTGAAAATGCCCACAGGGAAATTTGCATTAAGTGGTTTCAGGGTATTCGGGAAAGGAGCAGGGGAGAAGCCCCGAAAAGTAGAAGGGTTTGTCCCTCTCAGAGCTGATGCTAAGAAATATGGAGAAAGAAGAAGTATCTGGATGAAATGGCAGCAAAATTCTGAAGCAGACGGATATGTAATTTATTGGGGGAAATCTCCGGATAAATTATACGGAAGCATCATGGTATATGGAAAGAACGAATATTTTTTTACAGGTGCAGACAGAACGGATGCTTATTATTTCCAGATCGAAGCTTTCAATGCCAATGGAATGTCTGAAAGAACAGAAATCGTAAAATCTGAATAA
- the ctlX gene encoding citrulline utilization hydrolase CtlX, translated as MQTTDTVLMIEPIAFGYNAETAKNNYFQVEQTGSDIQSKALAEFNTFVGKLREKGINVITIKDTLDPHTPDSIFPNNWVSFHKDGKVVLYPMFASNRRVERRDDIIESIKDQGFEVAEIDDWSFPETQGHFLEGTGSMIFDHDNKIAYGSVSLRLDENLFREFCEKYGFTPVVFHSYQTVGTERLPIYHTNVMMCVADRFVVICLDCIDDELEREKVIETIKNSGKEIVEISEEQMQQFAGNMLQVQNKEGEKFLVMSQTAYQSLTSEQVAAIEKYCEIIYSDLNTIEVNGGGSARCMLAEVFLPKK; from the coding sequence ATGCAAACGACAGATACAGTATTAATGATAGAACCGATTGCATTCGGTTACAACGCAGAAACTGCAAAAAATAATTACTTTCAGGTAGAACAGACAGGTTCTGATATTCAATCAAAGGCTTTAGCAGAGTTCAATACCTTTGTTGGAAAGCTGAGAGAGAAAGGAATCAATGTAATTACCATAAAAGATACATTAGATCCTCATACACCGGATTCCATTTTCCCTAATAATTGGGTAAGTTTCCACAAAGATGGAAAAGTGGTTTTATATCCGATGTTCGCTTCCAACAGAAGAGTGGAAAGACGCGATGATATTATAGAAAGTATCAAAGATCAGGGATTTGAAGTTGCTGAAATTGACGACTGGTCATTTCCTGAAACTCAGGGACATTTCCTGGAAGGAACAGGAAGTATGATCTTCGATCACGATAATAAGATTGCTTACGGATCTGTTTCCTTGAGATTAGATGAAAACCTATTCAGAGAATTCTGTGAAAAATATGGCTTCACACCAGTAGTTTTCCATTCTTATCAAACGGTGGGTACAGAAAGACTTCCTATTTATCACACCAATGTAATGATGTGTGTGGCAGACCGGTTTGTCGTTATTTGTCTTGACTGTATTGATGATGAGCTGGAAAGAGAAAAGGTGATTGAAACCATTAAAAATTCAGGAAAAGAAATCGTTGAAATTTCAGAAGAGCAAATGCAGCAGTTTGCAGGAAATATGCTTCAGGTTCAGAATAAAGAAGGTGAAAAATTCCTTGTTATGAGTCAGACAGCTTATCAATCTTTAACTTCGGAGCAAGTAGCTGCCATTGAAAAATATTGCGAAATTATTTACTCTGATTTAAATACCATTGAAGTAAACGGTGGTGGAAGTGCAAGATGTATGCTTGCTGAGGTTTTTCTTCCTAAAAAATAA
- a CDS encoding four helix bundle protein, giving the protein MSTIKFHQDLKVYQKSFEAAQQIYEFSKIFPKEELYSLTDQIRRSSRSVTANISEAWGKRRYEKSFIAKLTDSEGEARESQTWLQFAYACNYMNEEQFNNLHNQYNQIIGMLINMINQSEKWCSFSSFDTEQKDR; this is encoded by the coding sequence ATGTCAACAATTAAATTTCATCAAGACCTAAAAGTTTATCAAAAGTCTTTTGAGGCAGCTCAACAGATTTATGAATTCTCTAAGATCTTTCCAAAAGAAGAACTCTATTCTCTTACAGACCAGATAAGAAGATCATCAAGATCTGTTACAGCTAATATAAGTGAAGCATGGGGGAAAAGACGATATGAGAAATCCTTTATTGCTAAACTTACAGACTCTGAAGGCGAAGCACGGGAATCACAAACATGGCTTCAGTTTGCTTACGCCTGCAATTATATGAATGAAGAGCAATTTAATAATTTGCATAATCAGTATAATCAAATAATAGGGATGTTAATTAATATGATTAATCAGTCAGAAAAATGGTGCTCATTTTCTTCGTTTGATACGGAACAGAAGGATCGATAG
- a CDS encoding dimethylarginine dimethylaminohydrolase family protein, whose protein sequence is MRLNIKNETGRLKSVVLGQPNSLGAVPTLEESYDAKSYYSIEHNIYPKEVDIINEMNAFETVLKKYDVEVLRPSIIQDYNQVFSRDVAFVIDDKMIISNVIADRADEQEAYKSVFEKVAWRKIINLPETAHIEGGDVIVWNDFIFIGTCFSEDYRNYKTARTNEYAIEILKEYFPKKRIIDLELKKNDKVPFEGILHLDCTFNPVGEDKCIIYKNGFVDESDYRLIIDIFGEENCFHINDEEMFEMFPNIFSISPDVVVSDKAFTRMNNHLRNEWGMTVEEIPYREISKMGGLLRCSTMPLVRE, encoded by the coding sequence ATGAGACTAAACATTAAAAACGAAACGGGTAGGCTGAAGTCAGTAGTTCTAGGCCAGCCTAATTCATTGGGAGCTGTTCCCACACTAGAGGAGAGTTATGACGCGAAGTCATATTACTCAATCGAACACAACATTTATCCTAAGGAAGTGGATATCATCAATGAGATGAACGCTTTTGAAACGGTATTAAAAAAGTATGACGTTGAAGTACTTCGTCCAAGCATTATCCAAGATTATAATCAGGTCTTTTCAAGAGATGTAGCCTTTGTAATTGACGATAAAATGATTATTTCCAACGTAATTGCAGACAGAGCAGATGAGCAGGAAGCATACAAAAGCGTATTTGAAAAAGTAGCCTGGAGAAAAATTATTAATCTTCCGGAAACAGCACATATTGAAGGCGGAGATGTTATCGTATGGAATGATTTTATTTTCATCGGAACCTGCTTCAGTGAAGATTACAGAAATTATAAAACGGCAAGAACCAACGAGTATGCCATTGAAATTTTAAAAGAATACTTTCCGAAGAAAAGAATTATTGATCTTGAACTGAAGAAAAATGATAAAGTACCTTTTGAAGGAATTTTACACCTGGACTGTACTTTCAATCCTGTAGGAGAAGACAAATGTATCATCTACAAAAACGGATTTGTAGACGAAAGCGATTACCGCCTAATCATCGATATTTTCGGAGAAGAAAACTGTTTCCACATCAACGATGAAGAAATGTTTGAAATGTTCCCGAATATTTTCTCTATTTCTCCAGATGTTGTAGTTTCAGACAAAGCATTCACGAGAATGAACAACCATTTAAGAAATGAGTGGGGAATGACTGTGGAAGAAATTCCTTACAGAGAAATCTCAAAAATGGGAGGACTGTTGAGATGCTCTACAATGCCTCTTGTAAGAGAGTAA
- a CDS encoding outer membrane beta-barrel protein, translated as MMIKLWFFLLLLFLSVFGNAQQTTGQKVSDSLAQQKPPTTNISEVVIQSAPRRIKLNDGNLTMAVSGNKDFKTSTHLLDVLRKTPGVTVDQEEGIFIGGRETPAIFIDGKPIVMSNQELQAYLRSLSPEMVESIEVNTNPSSKYDAEFKGIIDIKLKKNTNLGWKGSYNGNVYAYKFNSRENTLNITYNTEKVAYSLQAGYNDGISVYRYNALQRLANTNVMRTRTYQEDQIKVYSIQAGADFRLNDKNRLSLNLRGNFRDIDRMRLGSLYTTDKSETQLVFNTENENPMYYFQNNYGITTDYSFQNKGFKISFLGNYLSVKNKQQDDFINKDKPSSAVLSYWKSDLVNKIDIYTGQIDASQKIGDAEIEAGLKYSQSNTHNNMRYDTLSVNNQFVFDPGRTNLFSYKEKIVAGYLAYKQKFGKLQINAGLRFENTNSISDAVTVDSIVSRNYLEWLPSFSANYTFNKSNEFSLAYSRKITRPVFSQLNPFRYYFSPLNYWMGNPYLQPSFTSQVRATYRYKNWITSFTVGKEKDVMTRYPRYNPKTNVLEYLGTNLPYRNFAVLETSFPVKITKWWNITSQITGYYNYEFRPYLDQVFTLGIYNYEIRVNQVFTLPKGYTINLFTNYESKTGNSLYIIKPRYSIDLSIQKSWLDNKLNTKIGYNNIFDTYDQKLEFRYKQIIDNQFRHWWDNSRFFFSLSYSFGGSKYQAKETQRTDEENRAR; from the coding sequence ATGATGATCAAATTATGGTTCTTTCTGTTACTGCTTTTTCTTTCTGTTTTTGGTAATGCACAGCAAACCACAGGACAAAAGGTATCAGATTCTCTTGCTCAACAAAAGCCTCCGACAACAAACATTTCAGAAGTCGTGATCCAATCTGCCCCACGACGAATCAAATTAAATGATGGAAATTTGACGATGGCTGTTTCCGGTAATAAAGATTTTAAAACTTCTACCCATCTTCTCGATGTACTGAGAAAAACACCGGGAGTTACTGTTGATCAGGAAGAGGGAATTTTTATTGGGGGAAGAGAGACCCCCGCCATATTCATTGATGGCAAACCTATTGTAATGAGTAATCAGGAGTTGCAGGCTTATTTGCGGTCTTTATCACCAGAAATGGTAGAATCTATCGAAGTAAACACGAATCCATCTTCAAAATATGATGCTGAGTTTAAGGGAATTATCGACATTAAACTAAAAAAGAATACCAATCTGGGTTGGAAAGGAAGCTATAATGGAAATGTGTATGCATATAAGTTCAATTCCCGGGAGAATACTTTGAATATTACTTATAACACAGAAAAAGTAGCGTACAGTTTGCAGGCTGGATATAATGATGGAATCTCAGTTTACCGATACAATGCCCTACAAAGGCTAGCTAATACCAATGTTATGAGGACCAGGACCTATCAGGAGGATCAGATAAAGGTGTACAGCATTCAGGCAGGAGCTGATTTCAGATTGAATGATAAAAATAGACTAAGCCTGAATCTCAGAGGTAACTTCAGGGATATTGACCGGATGCGCTTAGGTTCATTATATACTACGGACAAAAGTGAAACACAGCTTGTTTTTAATACCGAAAATGAAAACCCAATGTACTATTTCCAGAACAATTACGGAATTACTACTGATTATTCTTTTCAGAATAAAGGATTTAAGATAAGTTTTTTAGGTAATTATCTTTCGGTGAAAAACAAACAGCAGGACGATTTTATTAATAAAGATAAGCCTTCTTCAGCAGTATTGTCCTATTGGAAATCTGACCTTGTCAATAAGATCGATATTTATACAGGACAAATTGATGCTTCTCAAAAAATAGGGGATGCAGAGATAGAAGCGGGGCTTAAATATAGCCAGTCTAATACCCATAACAATATGAGATATGACACGCTATCAGTAAATAACCAGTTTGTCTTCGATCCCGGGAGAACTAATCTGTTTTCCTACAAAGAGAAAATAGTTGCAGGTTATCTGGCATATAAACAAAAATTTGGAAAACTTCAGATCAATGCAGGATTAAGGTTTGAAAATACAAATAGTATTTCTGATGCTGTTACTGTAGATTCTATTGTTTCAAGAAATTATCTGGAATGGCTACCATCCTTCAGTGCAAATTATACTTTCAATAAATCTAATGAGTTTTCGTTGGCTTATAGCAGAAAAATAACAAGACCCGTTTTTTCACAGCTTAATCCGTTTCGGTATTACTTCAGTCCTTTGAATTACTGGATGGGAAATCCTTATTTGCAGCCTTCTTTTACCAGCCAGGTCAGAGCAACCTATCGATATAAAAATTGGATCACAAGTTTTACGGTAGGAAAAGAAAAAGATGTTATGACCCGTTATCCAAGATATAATCCGAAAACCAATGTATTGGAATATCTGGGAACGAACCTTCCGTACCGTAATTTTGCAGTGTTGGAAACAAGTTTTCCAGTGAAAATTACAAAATGGTGGAATATAACAAGCCAGATTACTGGATATTATAATTATGAGTTCAGACCTTATCTTGATCAGGTTTTTACACTGGGCATTTATAACTATGAAATCAGGGTAAATCAAGTGTTTACTTTACCCAAAGGATACACCATTAATCTATTTACTAATTATGAATCTAAAACCGGAAACAGTCTTTATATTATCAAACCACGTTATAGCATAGATCTATCCATTCAAAAATCCTGGTTGGATAATAAGCTGAACACGAAGATCGGCTATAATAATATTTTTGATACTTATGATCAAAAGTTAGAGTTTAGGTATAAACAGATTATAGACAATCAGTTTAGGCATTGGTGGGATAACAGCCGGTTCTTTTTTTCACTGAGTTATAGTTTTGGTGGTTCAAAATATCAGGCAAAAGAAACCCAGAGAACGGATGAAGAGAATAGAGCAAGATAA
- a CDS encoding helix-turn-helix domain-containing protein yields the protein MTFGQQMLFFFSAVGAFNGLLLGIYLLFVKKLKCIPDFFLGLLLLMLSLRVGISVCIYFYPDLPRLIPYLGLAALFFTGPALYYYVKASFQQEYFDLKNCRMLFGILTLVLGTVGLLYLFFPVTWDRYIGTFIYTVWSVFICLTVYQYYIFSKQNIIRTNRFVLPVLISNVIIFLTYQLISTGWIQIYCAGGSLVFSFVLYANFLILFNKKDQQIPVKDPGNRYSNKKISEEQADNFASRLEKLMNAEELYKNPNLKLSDLAFRMNISTHQLSQLLNDNLGKSFSTYINEYRIGEACGKIENGSYLKIEEIGYEVGFNSKSTFFSTFKKIKNTTPLLYKQTQTPSDTGFHSLNL from the coding sequence ATGACCTTCGGACAGCAGATGCTTTTTTTCTTTAGTGCAGTAGGAGCCTTTAATGGGTTGCTGCTTGGTATTTATCTGCTGTTTGTCAAAAAACTGAAATGTATACCTGATTTTTTCCTTGGACTTCTTTTGCTCATGCTAAGTTTAAGAGTGGGAATCTCAGTATGCATCTACTTTTACCCTGATTTACCAAGATTAATTCCTTATTTGGGCTTGGCCGCATTGTTCTTTACAGGTCCAGCTTTATATTATTATGTGAAGGCATCTTTTCAACAGGAATATTTTGATTTGAAAAATTGCCGCATGTTATTTGGAATCCTTACTTTGGTCTTAGGAACTGTAGGTTTGCTTTATCTGTTCTTTCCTGTGACTTGGGATCGTTATATTGGAACTTTTATATACACCGTCTGGTCAGTATTTATTTGTCTCACAGTTTATCAGTATTATATTTTTTCTAAGCAGAATATTATAAGGACTAACAGATTTGTTCTTCCGGTTCTGATCAGTAATGTGATTATCTTTTTGACTTACCAGCTTATTTCTACAGGTTGGATACAGATCTATTGTGCAGGAGGAAGCTTGGTTTTTTCATTCGTTCTGTATGCTAATTTTTTAATCTTATTCAATAAAAAAGATCAGCAGATCCCGGTAAAAGATCCCGGGAACAGATATTCCAATAAAAAGATTTCCGAAGAGCAGGCGGATAATTTTGCTTCCAGATTAGAAAAACTGATGAACGCAGAAGAACTCTATAAAAATCCGAATCTTAAATTAAGTGACCTTGCCTTCAGAATGAATATATCGACTCATCAGCTTTCCCAGCTGTTGAACGATAACTTAGGTAAAAGTTTTTCCACCTACATTAATGAATACAGAATCGGTGAAGCCTGTGGAAAAATAGAAAATGGCTCTTATTTAAAAATTGAAGAGATTGGTTATGAAGTAGGATTCAACTCAAAATCAACTTTCTTTTCAACGTTCAAGAAAATAAAGAATACAACACCACTTTTATACAAGCAAACACAAACACCTTCTGATACTGGGTTTCATAGTCTTAATTTATAA
- a CDS encoding citrate synthase, translating into MSDNKVILNYDGNSYEYPIVDSTIGDRGIDISKLRDQTGLITLDLGYKNTGATISDITYLDGDKGELFYRGYPIEQIAEKSNFTEVMYLLLHGELPTQDQFTSFDNNIKKYNFIADEMKKIIDVFPRSAHPMGVLSSMTSALTAFNPKAVNVNSKEEMDHAAELMIAKFSHLCAWTYRKTQGLPLNHGDNNLSYVENFYKMAFRLPNADFEIDPVVVNALDKLLILHADHEQNCSTSTVRMVGSAHTGLFASISAGVSALWGPLHGGANQAVIEMLELIEKDGGDVSKYVAKAKDKGDSFRLMGFGHRVYKNFDPRAKIIKKAADDILKALGIQDKALDIAMQLERVALEDEYFVERKLYPNVDFYSGIIYRALGIPTEMFTVMFALGRLPGWISQWKEMRLKGDPIGRPRQVYQGAQERNYIDIASR; encoded by the coding sequence ATGTCAGACAACAAAGTAATATTGAATTACGACGGTAATTCATATGAATATCCAATCGTGGATAGTACTATCGGAGACAGAGGGATTGATATTTCAAAATTAAGAGACCAGACAGGTTTAATCACTCTGGATTTAGGTTACAAAAATACAGGAGCTACTATTAGCGACATCACTTACTTAGACGGAGATAAAGGAGAATTATTCTACAGAGGTTATCCAATCGAGCAAATTGCTGAGAAATCTAACTTTACAGAAGTAATGTATCTTTTATTACATGGAGAATTACCTACTCAGGATCAATTTACTTCTTTCGACAACAATATTAAAAAATATAACTTCATCGCAGATGAGATGAAAAAGATCATTGATGTTTTTCCTCGTTCTGCTCACCCTATGGGAGTTTTATCTTCTATGACGTCTGCATTGACAGCTTTCAACCCGAAAGCCGTTAACGTAAACTCTAAAGAAGAAATGGATCACGCAGCTGAGCTGATGATCGCTAAATTCTCTCACCTTTGTGCTTGGACGTACAGAAAAACTCAAGGTTTACCATTAAACCACGGAGATAACAACCTAAGCTATGTAGAGAACTTCTACAAAATGGCATTCAGATTACCAAACGCTGATTTCGAAATCGATCCGGTAGTAGTAAATGCATTAGATAAACTATTAATCCTTCACGCTGACCACGAGCAAAACTGTTCTACTTCTACAGTAAGAATGGTAGGTTCTGCTCACACAGGTCTTTTTGCTTCTATCTCTGCTGGAGTATCTGCACTTTGGGGACCACTTCACGGTGGTGCTAACCAAGCTGTAATCGAAATGCTTGAGCTTATTGAGAAAGATGGTGGTGACGTATCTAAATATGTAGCTAAAGCTAAAGATAAAGGAGATAGCTTCCGTCTAATGGGATTCGGACACAGAGTGTACAAAAACTTCGATCCAAGAGCGAAAATTATCAAGAAAGCTGCTGATGATATCCTTAAAGCATTAGGAATTCAGGATAAGGCTCTTGATATTGCAATGCAGTTAGAAAGAGTAGCCCTTGAAGATGAGTACTTCGTAGAAAGAAAACTATATCCAAACGTAGACTTCTACTCTGGTATCATCTACAGAGCACTAGGAATTCCTACAGAAATGTTCACTGTAATGTTTGCATTAGGAAGACTACCAGGATGGATCTCTCAATGGAAAGAAATGAGATTGAAAGGAGACCCAATCGGAAGACCGAGACAGGTTTACCAAGGTGCTCAGGAAAGAAACTATATCGATATCGCAAGCAGATAA
- the eno gene encoding phosphopyruvate hydratase, which translates to MSAISYIEARQILDSRGNPTIEVDVFTENGAMGRAAVPSGASTGEHEAVELRDGGSEYQGKGVLKAVENVKEVIAENLVGQPVFEQNYIDQIMIELDGTPNKGNLGANAILGVSLAVARAAAAELGMPLYKYVGGVNANTLPVPMMNVINGGSHSDAPIAFQEFMIMPVKADSFSHALRKGTEIFHNLKSILKGRGLSTAVGDEGGFAPTFNGTEDALDTLLQAIEKAGYKPGDDIMLALDCAASEFYKDGTYDYRKFEGDKGAHRSREEQVSYLAELAAKYPIISIEDGMQEDDWEGWKMLTDKIGDRVQLVGDDLFVTNVDRLSRGVKEGIANSILVKVNQIGSLSETMAAVQMAQNNKFTSVMSHRSGETEDSTIADLAVAMNCGQIKTGSASRSDRMAKYNQLLRIEEALGETAIFPGLEAFKIKR; encoded by the coding sequence ATGAGTGCAATTTCTTACATAGAAGCAAGACAGATTTTAGATTCCAGAGGTAATCCTACCATTGAAGTGGATGTATTTACAGAAAACGGAGCGATGGGACGTGCAGCTGTTCCTTCAGGAGCATCTACAGGAGAACATGAAGCCGTAGAATTACGTGACGGAGGTTCAGAATATCAGGGGAAAGGAGTTTTGAAAGCTGTTGAAAATGTAAAAGAAGTAATTGCAGAGAATTTAGTTGGACAGCCAGTTTTTGAACAAAACTATATCGATCAGATTATGATTGAGCTTGATGGTACTCCTAACAAAGGAAATCTAGGTGCTAATGCAATCCTTGGGGTTTCTTTGGCAGTAGCAAGAGCAGCTGCAGCAGAACTGGGAATGCCTTTATATAAATATGTAGGAGGGGTAAACGCAAACACGCTTCCTGTTCCAATGATGAATGTAATCAATGGTGGATCTCACTCAGATGCGCCTATCGCATTCCAGGAATTTATGATTATGCCGGTAAAAGCTGATTCTTTCTCTCATGCATTGAGAAAAGGAACAGAAATTTTCCACAATCTGAAATCAATCCTTAAAGGAAGAGGTCTTTCTACAGCAGTTGGTGATGAAGGAGGTTTTGCTCCTACATTCAACGGTACTGAAGACGCTTTAGATACTTTACTTCAGGCGATCGAAAAGGCAGGATATAAGCCAGGTGACGATATCATGTTGGCATTAGACTGTGCCGCTTCAGAATTCTACAAAGACGGAACTTACGATTACAGAAAATTTGAAGGAGATAAAGGAGCACACAGATCAAGAGAAGAACAGGTTTCTTACCTTGCTGAACTAGCTGCTAAATATCCAATCATTTCTATCGAAGACGGTATGCAGGAAGATGACTGGGAAGGATGGAAAATGTTAACTGATAAAATCGGTGACAGAGTACAATTGGTAGGTGATGATTTATTTGTAACTAACGTTGACAGATTATCAAGAGGAGTAAAAGAAGGAATTGCAAATTCAATCCTTGTAAAAGTAAACCAGATTGGTTCTCTTTCTGAAACAATGGCAGCAGTACAGATGGCTCAGAACAACAAATTTACTTCAGTAATGTCTCACAGATCTGGGGAAACTGAAGACTCTACCATTGCTGATTTAGCGGTTGCAATGAACTGTGGTCAAATTAAAACAGGTTCAGCTTCAAGATCAGACAGAATGGCAAAATACAACCAGTTGTTGAGAATTGAAGAAGCGCTAGGTGAAACTGCAATTTTCCCAGGTTTAGAAGCATTTAAAATAAAAAGATAA
- a CDS encoding sensor histidine kinase encodes MPDKIKLTILLISIIIVFIVISLAFITYLFNKKRLLFIQEQKLQEAEHQNQLLQKELEKQKSIEQERERISHDMHDDLGAGISALKLQAEFLKQKADDEDLQNDIAELLKTSEEMNISMREMLWSLNSGNDTLGSFVDYAILYTGNFLKKTKIILHSECEDIISDTPISTELRRNLFLCLKEAVNNVYKHSQANTLKLSFSQNQNHFLMKIQDNGTGILEEQSEGNGLRNMKRRMSEAEGECKVCSTSSGTNLIFKVTL; translated from the coding sequence ATGCCGGACAAGATTAAACTTACCATACTTTTAATAAGTATAATCATTGTTTTTATAGTGATAAGTTTGGCTTTTATAACCTATCTTTTTAATAAAAAAAGACTGCTTTTTATACAGGAACAGAAACTTCAGGAAGCAGAACATCAAAATCAGCTTCTCCAGAAAGAATTGGAAAAGCAAAAATCCATAGAGCAGGAACGTGAACGTATTTCTCATGATATGCATGATGATCTCGGTGCAGGTATCTCCGCACTGAAGCTTCAGGCAGAATTTTTAAAACAGAAGGCTGATGATGAAGATCTACAGAATGATATCGCAGAACTTCTGAAAACTTCCGAGGAAATGAATATTTCCATGCGGGAAATGCTTTGGAGTCTGAACTCAGGAAATGATACACTAGGAAGCTTTGTTGATTATGCCATACTTTATACCGGGAACTTTTTAAAGAAAACAAAAATTATCCTTCATTCAGAATGCGAAGACATTATTTCTGATACTCCCATTTCTACAGAGTTGAGACGTAATCTTTTTTTATGCTTAAAAGAAGCGGTTAACAATGTCTATAAACATAGTCAGGCAAATACACTAAAACTTTCATTCTCTCAAAATCAAAATCATTTTTTAATGAAGATTCAGGATAACGGAACCGGTATTCTTGAAGAACAATCAGAAGGAAACGGACTTAGAAATATGAAAAGAAGGATGAGTGAAGCGGAAGGGGAGTGTAAAGTATGCTCTACAAGTTCCGGAACTAATCTGATCTTCAAAGTTACATTGTAA